GGACATCATCGTCGGCTTCCCCGGCGAAACCGAGGAGGACTTCCAGGAGACGCTCTCGCTGTACGACGAGGTGGGGTACGACAGCGCGTACATGTTCATCTACTCGCCGCGCCCCGGCACGCCCAGTTACAAGCATTTCCAGGACTTGCCGCGTGAGCTGAAGACCGAGCGTTTACAGCGCCTCGTGGCGAAACAGAAGGACTGGTCCATGCGCAAGAACGCCGGGAAAGTCGGCACGGTGCAGGAAGTCCTGTTCCGGGGGGACGCCTACACCGAGGGCTTCCTGGAAGGCCATACGCGCGGCAGTCACGCGATTGTCGCCCCGAAAGCCGTGGGCGCAGACAGCGCAGGCATTTACCAGGTGAGGGTGGAGCACGCCACGCCGCACAACCTCAGCGGGCGCATCCTGGGGCCGGACGGAGAACCCCTCGCCGAGTTGCCGCGCTACACGCCCGAAGCGGCGGCTGTTATGGGCGCATTACCGATGGCGTAAGGGCTTCCAGAAGAAACCCCTCAGTCGCCTGACGGCGACAGCTCCCATCAAAAGGGAGCCGAGAACAGCGTTCCACCTGGCTCCCCTCCCAGGGGAGCTGTCAGCGAAGCTGACTGAGGGGTCAACCGCAGGCCTGCCAACTTCAGCACGTCGCTATTACTGAACGGCTTTTTTCACCAGTTCCACAATTTTCTTTTTGACTTCTGGCGTGAGTTCCGCGCGGGCGTAAGCGGTGGGCCAGAGTTGTCCGTCGTCGAGTTTCGCGGTATCGCTGAAGCCGAGGGTGGCGTAGCGGGTTTTGAATTTGCTGGCGCTCTGGACGAAGCAGACGACCTTGCCGTTCAGGGCATAGGCGGGCATCCCGTACCACGTTTTCGGCGTGAGGCTGGGCGCGGCGTTCTTGATGATGGTGTGCAGTTTCTCCGCCATGTCCCGCTCTGGCTGGGGCAATTCAGCAATTTTGGCGAGGACTTCGGCTTCCGGGTCGGTTTTGCTGCCACGCGGGCGCTTGGTTTCGGCGGCGCGTTCTTTCATGGCAGCCTGTTCTTCGGAGGTGAATCCGGTGTTGGCTTTCTGCGCTGGCATGGTTTCTCCTGTGGTTGGAATGATGCCCTGTACGTGCAAGTGGAGCTTCAGCTCTTCATTTTCATAAGTTAATTACGAAATCGGGCTGGCGGAGTACGCTTTCAGGCTGCTAGAATGTTCCGTTTCAGGACGTAGGGCATCCTCAGTCTTACGCACCAGCCATAACTCCCGCCCACAAGGAGCGACTATTTTGCAAGGCGATCTGACTGTACGCGGCGCACGCGAACACAACCTGAAGGACATCGACGTTTCGTTCCCTCGTGACAAATTCGTAGTCATTACGGGCGTGTCCGGCAGCGGCAAAAGCACGCTGGCCTTCGACACCATTTACGCCGAGGGGCAAAGGCGCTACGTGGAGAGCCTGTCCGCTTACGCCCGGCAATTCCTGGGCCTGATGGAGAAACCGGACGTGGACAGCATCACCGGCCTGTCCCCGGCGATTTCCATCGACCAGAAGACGACCAGCCACAACCCCCGCAGCACGGTGGGCACGGTCACGGAAATTCACGATTACCTGCGCCTGCTGTATGCCCGCGTGGGGACACCTTACTGCCCGATCTGCGGGCGCAAAATCGAGAAACAGAGTCCCAGCGAGATTACCGGGCGGCTGCTGTCGGAGTTTGCCGACAAACGCGCCATTCTGCTGGCCCCGATGGTGCGCGGGCGCAAGGGCGAGTACCGCAAACTGTTTGCCGACCTGCGCCGCGAGGGTTTCTCGCGCGTGCGGGTGGACGGCACGCTGTACGAACTGGACGAGGCCGAGAAGCTGAAGCTGGAGAAGTTCGAGAAGCATGACGTGGACGTGGTGATCGACCGCCTGACCCTGCGCGAAACGGATCGGGGGCGCATTGCCGAGAGCGTGGAACTGGGCCTGCGCCGGGGCGAAGGGCTGCTGCGCGTCCTGATGCCCGACGGCGGCCCGGACGGTGAGGCGCACGAGGAACTGTACTCCGAGAAGTTCGCCTGCCCGGAGCACGGGAGCGTGCTGGAGGAACTGGAGCCGCGCAGTTTCAGTTTCAACAACCCTTACGGCGCGTGCGGCGACTGCGCCGGGATCGGGTACAAGCAGGAATTCAGCCCGGATCGCGTGATCGACGAGAAACTGAGCATCGCCGAGGGCGCGATCCTGCCCTGGACGAAGAAGGGCACCGACGCCGGCATCTACTACTGGGACAAGCTCAAGGCGCTGGCCGAGCACCTGGAT
This DNA window, taken from Deinococcus fonticola, encodes the following:
- a CDS encoding iron chaperone, which codes for MPAQKANTGFTSEEQAAMKERAAETKRPRGSKTDPEAEVLAKIAELPQPERDMAEKLHTIIKNAAPSLTPKTWYGMPAYALNGKVVCFVQSASKFKTRYATLGFSDTAKLDDGQLWPTAYARAELTPEVKKKIVELVKKAVQ